One part of the Dysidea avara chromosome 10, odDysAvar1.4, whole genome shotgun sequence genome encodes these proteins:
- the LOC136268911 gene encoding leishmanolysin-like peptidase produces MGSTMLLLCTSLLAGVLIGYGRGEGLSHKCIHDRISKLYPRYPIPHLSDTAGRSKRQTDGFQPFRISVRFVMENITNSSTNLPLLTNPSGAFQQAITYLESVLSVVRAPNNLVVKPMCTTTRNGQCIAYQIPMCGPYATVPAEHLGNITVCDPTCRQVGGAGVGEDADYIYYVSAVDEPDCRRGTLAYASECTYDQMNFRPLTGYTNICPQSLESDNAQYIFMLIVHETLHALGFTNSNYEFFIDEDGNRYDGSTTLRVNGQNVLAINSPKVLSYAREYYSCPNLQGVLLENEGGSGSATSHWEARVISFEVMIAASTESESDYSSISNFTLHYLEDTGWYKVNYAVAESLHFYEFLWGKGLGCDFSTAGCNDYPYSCSPPNADGCSYDYQASSICFDVDFYDGCYIFSPYSNGYCNSPGAPITSSCFPLVTSSNRRGGICYDRQCYRQSSTQGIFYTITRLGDTRLCPSDGTVLTFPLGPVNVTCPPAELVCSRNTPFTQFDATGDVPPSWCDSSCATCSRPVSPAHCLTCSDSMTLRGAAPSLCTSDNCGNGTFLNSMGNCSACASGCRACTGPSNTECLACEDETLYRVTTNQPASMACVAVGECNNPIISTFGDRTCGSTMTSNPGGGGASSTHYHSLQLLVILLMIYALL; encoded by the exons AAACTGTATCCACGTTATCCTATCCCTCATTTGAGTGACACTGCTGGTCGAAGCAAGAGACAAACTGATGGATTCCAACCATTTCGTATTTCAGTTCGTTTTGTAATGGAGAACATCACAAATTCTTCAACTAACCTACCACTTCTTACTAACCCATCAGGAGCATTTCAACAAGCCATCACATACCTTGAGAGTGTCTTATCAGTTGTCAGAGCTCCAAACAATCTTGTGGTTAAACCAATGTGTACTACAACAAGAAATGGCCAGTGTATAGCTTATCAGATACCAATGTGTGGACCATATGCTACCGTACCAGCTGAACACTTGGGAAATATAACGGTGTGTGATCCTACATGTCGTCAAGTGGGTGGGGCTGGTGTTGGAGAGGATGCTGATTATATCTACTATGTCAGTGCAGTTGATGAAC CTGATTGCCGCAGAGGAACTTTGGCATATGCATCTGAATGTACCTATGATCAAATGAATTTTAGACCACTGACAGGATATACAAACATATGCCCTCAG AGTTTGGAGTCCGATAATGCCCAGTACATTTTTATGTTAATAGTTCATGAAACACTACATGCTCTTGGATTTACTAATAGCAATTATGAATT TTTTATAGATGAAGACGGTAACAGATATGATGGATCTACTACCTTGAGAGTAAATGGTCAAAATGTATTGGCCATCAATTCACCAAAA GTACTCAGTTATGCTCGTGAGTATTATTCTTGTCCCAACTTACAAGGAGTGTTACTGGAGAATGAAGGAGGGAGTGGGTCTGCAAC CTCTCATTGGGAAGCACGTGTAATTAGTTTTGAGGTAATGATTGCTGCAAGTACGGAGTCGGAATCTGA TTATAGCAGTATCAGTAATTTTACCCTCCACTATTTGGAAGATACTGGATGGTACAAAGTCAATTATGCAGTTGCTGAATCTCTTCACTTTTATGAATTTCTGTGGGGAAAAG gGTTAGGGTGTGATTTCAGTACTGCTGGTTGTAATGATTACCCCTACTCATGTTCCCCTCCTAATGCTGATGGGTGTAGCTATGACTATCAAGCTTCA TCTATCTGTTTTGATGTAGACTTTTATGATGGCTGCTACATTTTTAGTCCTTATTCCAATGGATACTGCAACTCACCTGGAG CTCCAATTACAAGTAGTTGCTTTCCACTGGTGACCAGCTCCAATCGCCGAGGTGGTATTTGTTATGATAGACAATGTTACAGACAATCCAGTACTCAAGGAATTTTCTATACTATCACACGACTTG GTGACACAAGACTGTGTCCTTCTGATGGTACAGTATTAACCTTCCCTCTTGGTCCAGTTAATGTCACTTGTCCTCCAGCTGAACTTGTGTGTTCCCGCAATACACCATTTACCCAGTTTGATGCTACTGGTGATGTACCACCATCTT GGTGTGACAGTTCTTGTGCTACTTGTTCAAGACCTGTCAGTCCAGCACATTGTCTAACCTGTAGTGATTCTATGACCCTACGTGGTGCAGCCCCCAGTCTGTGTACTAGTGATAACTGTGGTAATGGTACCTTTTTGAACTCAATGGGGAACTGCTCTG CCTGTGCTAGTGGATGTAGAGCCTGCACTGGTCCCAGTAACACAGAATGTCTGGCATGTGAAGATGagactctctatagggtaactacaaatcaacctgcaagtATGGCTTGTGTTGCTGTGGGTGAATGCAATAATCCCATCATCAGCACCTTTGGAGATCGTACTTGTG GTAGCACGATGACTTCTAATCCAGGG GGAGGAGGGGCTAGCTCCACCCACTATCATTCACTGCAGTTACTGGTCATCTTACTGATGATTTATGCACTACTTTGA